A window from Dermacentor albipictus isolate Rhodes 1998 colony chromosome 10, USDA_Dalb.pri_finalv2, whole genome shotgun sequence encodes these proteins:
- the LOC139050355 gene encoding uncharacterized protein, whose product MGDAPKQQHRKRPKKSAPGFDSEHRRARHRQPRGQQPRTGGSPPALRWKRGLKARTLRALSADSTDSTPSCPPSRESATPTARAPSSSDTPFRAFPFDVPKTTSSGHDVAPSASTDTTAEAPTSAASTDDGASCASIGDTDESASSFFLPTASMIGADTSSSRTDATTSPEACPVRPDSPSLSSPAACSSPPLTNTETTPPAAEKGSRSAAVAASVDDDKPADGPTYNESRPRAPTPAPAAEGTGELIQRNSPLLLAAAEDTQACQPAAVQPKQAAGRRRRHRRLVDFEPHTPPVDDGVARDTDVTVLYRVRRVRVNFRRNVVAADVMRGAGLAPLLEVCDLGGVTVHPKALHNSCVGVIHGVDPSFDARTVRENLEAPVAVLSCSRSGASGTVTFVGSVVPPSVRLFKQLRAVRARLPRPLQCDRCGVFGHAGATCFRDARCLRCGESHPTGDCPAEKARCVNCGGRHPSTEPSCPEWQCERKAAVLSSSERPLSRKKALELAGATSHESHLASPSTPARTPQGRSYSDTLRCRNTQTAAPEPSRGPQTAPSSDSRDALIAALAAALRAVLVQCPAIDSNVRQMCDAAIAAQEALLHHD is encoded by the exons ATGGGGGACGCTCCGAAGCAGCAGCATCGGAAGAGGCCGAAGAAGTCAGCTCCTGGCTTCGACTCGGAGCACCGACGGGCCCGGCATCGCCAGCCGCGTGGACAACAACCACGCACCGGCGGATCGCCTCCCGCGTTACGATGGAAGCGCGGGCTGAAGGCACGTACGCTGCGTGCGCTGTCGGCTGATTCGACGGACTCCACGCCGTCATGCCCGCCTTCACGAGAGAGTGCGACGCCGACAGCGCGCGCCCCATCATCCTCGGACACTCCCTTCCGCGCATTTCCATTTGATGTGCCGAAGACGACTTCCAGCGGCCACGACGTCGCACCGTCCGCTTCAACGGACACCACCGCAGAGgcccccacttcggctgcctccaccgACGACGGTGCCAGCTGCGCATCGATCGGCGACACCGACGAGAGTGCCAGCAGcttcttcttgccaaccgcaagCATGATTGGTGCCGACACTTCGTCCTCCCGTACGGACGCGACGACCTCGCCCGAGGCATGTCCTGTCCGGCCCGATTCCCCATCACTGTCGTCGCCGGCGGCCTGCTCGTCGCCCCCGCTCACCAACACCGAGACCACTCCCCCTGCGGCGGAGAAGGGCTCACGCTCGGCGGCGGTGGCTGCTTCCGTCGACGACGACAAACCAGCTGACGGCCCCACGTACAACGAGAGCCGGCCGAGAGCGCCCACCCCTGCCCCagctgctgagggaacaggggagCTCATACAGCGAAACTCTCCGCTGCTGCTCGCGGCCGCTGAGGATACCCAAGCCTGCCAGCCGGCAGCGGTGCAGCCAAAACAAGCCGCAGGAAGGAGACGCCGTCACCGACGGCTCGTCGACTTCGAGCCGCACACCCCACCCGTTGACGACGGCGTCGCCCGCGATACCGACGTCACGGTCCTCTACC GCGTGAGACGCGTTCGCGTCAACTTCCGCCGGAATGTGGTGGCTGCCGACGTGATGCGCGGTGCCGGCTTGGCGCCCCTCCTCGAAGTGTGCGACCTCGGCGGCGTGACGGTGCACCCCAAGGCACTACacaactcctgtgtgggtgtcatcCATGGGGTCGACCCTTCTTTCGACGCCCGCACAGTGCGCGAAAACCTGGAAGCGCCCGTCGCGGTGCTGTCATGCTCGAGGAGTGGCGCCAGCGGCACCGTCACTTTCGTCGGGAGTGTCGTGCCTCCAAGCGTGCGGCTTTTCAAGCAGCTGCGCGCCGTTCGTGCCCGTCTTCCTCGACCGCTACAGtgcgaccgctgcggcgttttcggacacgccggcgccacctgtttccgcgacgcccgctgcctccgctgcggtgAGTCGCACCCTACAGGAGACTGCCCCGCGGAGAAGGCACGCTGCGTAAACTGCGGTGGCCGACACCCTTCGACAGAGCCGAGCTGTCCAGAGTGGCAATGCGAAAGGAAGGCGGCCGTGTTGTCTTCATCCGAGCGGCCCCTTTCGAGGAAGAAAGCGCTTGAGCTGGCCGGCGCCACATCGCACGAGTCGCATTTAGCCTCTCCTTCGACGCCTGCTCGCACCCCGCAGGGCCGATCTTACAGTGACACCCTGCGTTGCCGCAACACCCAGACGGCCGCTCCTGAGCCGTCACGCGGCCCACAAACCGCACCAAGCAGCGACTCCAGGGACGCACTCATAGCCGCTCTCGCGGCTGCACT